GCCGCGACACCCGCGACACCTGCGGCAAAACCGCCAGCCGCGCCTGCCGCCGTGCCACCGAAGGAAGCGACACGATGAACCGCCCGCATTACATCCTGCTGCCGGTCAGCCCCCTGTTCATCGGCTTTTCCCTGCTGTGCGCTTTTTTGCTGAATTTGCTGCCATGGGGGCAGTTCGTCGGCGTGCCCGATTTCGTCGCCCTGGTGCTGGTCTTCTGGGGCATCCACCAGCCGCGCAAGGTCGGCATCGGCGTGGCCTTCTTCATGGGCTTGATGATGGACGTGCACGACTCGACCCTGCTCGGCGAAAATGCGCTGGCCTACACCTTGCTGTCGTACTTCGCCATCATGATGCACCGCCGCGTGCTGTGGTTCCCCATCCTGACGCAGGCACTGCACGTGCTGCCGCTGCTGCTGCTGACGCAGGCGCTGCAATTGCTGACGCGCCTGATCGTCTCGGGCCGTTTCCCCGGCTGGCTCAATTTCATCGAGAGCTTCGTCGCCGTGGCCCTGTGGCCCTTGGTCACGTGGGTCTTGCTGGCGCCGCAGCGCCGCGCCGTGGACCGCGACCATAACCGGCCGATCTGACGAGCGCCTGCCATGACTGAACTGAAAAATACCGAGCGCGAGCTGCATTTTTTCCGCATGCGCCTGACCATCCTGGGCGCGCTCGTCTTCGTCTGCTTTTCGCTGCTGCTGGCGCGCTTCATCTGGTTGCAGGTGATCAAGCACGAAGATTATGCGACCAAGGCCGAGGACAACCGCATC
Above is a genomic segment from Janthinobacterium sp. 64 containing:
- the mreD gene encoding rod shape-determining protein MreD codes for the protein MNRPHYILLPVSPLFIGFSLLCAFLLNLLPWGQFVGVPDFVALVLVFWGIHQPRKVGIGVAFFMGLMMDVHDSTLLGENALAYTLLSYFAIMMHRRVLWFPILTQALHVLPLLLLTQALQLLTRLIVSGRFPGWLNFIESFVAVALWPLVTWVLLAPQRRAVDRDHNRPI